The genomic region CCGCCACCAAATCCCAGCGACAGAGCTATAACCATAATTGCAAAACCTAAAATAAAGGGAACTTTTCCTCGCTTTTTTTGAGGCGTTGCAGGCTCTTTTCGAGGTATTCGCCGTGCTGCTCTCTTTTCAACCATCCTCAAGTTTTATAGAACTCCCTTGTAAAGAGTAACAGCAAGCAGATAAAAAAATCAAATAGCGCAAAATATCTGATTGTGTACGTAAATAAAGTTGACAGTGAAAATCCTCAGGCGTTATGCTAAAAGCTGTTCTTTTAGACAGAAGGTGGTATATTGCTTTACAATGGTATAATGAAGTCACTGAATAATATTTAAAATGAGCGGAGGCATTTTATGGCTAACACGCTACTAAATAGCGAAATGACATCTTTGGTAATATCACTGCTTTCAGTTGTGATTCAAACTGTTGCAGTAGTTATGACTTTAAGATTGATAAAAATAACGGAAAACCGCACCGCCTGGATTTTTATTTCTATGGCCATTTCTCTTATGATTATCAGACGATTAGAAAATCTCTACATGTTTTTGTTCAGTGACGGAGTAATGACCCCGGTTATCTTTGAAGTAATTGGTATTGTTATATCATTTTTTACGCTTGTTGGAGTTTCCAAAATTGCACCAATCTTTCTTACCTTAAAAAAATCCCATGCTAAAGTAAATAAATCCCTCTCTGAAAAAGAACTTCTCATCAATGAATTAAAACTAACAAAGCAGTTAATGGAGACAGTTGCAAATGGAATCACTGAGGAGATTTTTCTTATTACTAAAGATTGTGAGATATTATGGGCAAACAACGCTGTTGTGGAACATCGGAAATGTGAGCTGAATAAAGTAGTTGGAATGCACTGTTATGAAGTGACGCATCATAGCGATGTGCCCTGTACACCGCCTGATGATCCGTGTCCGATAGACGAATTTTATAAAACAGGAGAGTCTGTAACTGTTAGCCATGTCCATTATGTCAATGAAGATACACGCTCTTTTGTCGAGGTTACAGTGTATCCGATTACAAATGAAGAGGGCATAGCAGATAAGTTTGTTCACGTATCCAAAGATGTCACAGCAAGAATGTTACGGGAGGAGGAAATCAGCAATCTTAATAAAATGCTTGAGCAGAAGATTAAGGTGGAGGTGACTTTGAGAGAACAGGAGAGACAACTGTTAATTCAACAGTCTAAGATGGCAGCCATGGGTGAGATGATAGGCGCAATAACTCATCAATGGAAACAACCGTTAAACATAGTATCACTAATAGCACAGGGGATGCCCGATGCTTATGAATACGGAGAGATTAATCAGGAATATATAAAAGACACAGTAACCGGGATTTTAGAACAAATCAGTTTTATGACAAAAACCGTTAATGATTTCAGGAATTTTCTTAAACCTTCAAAAGTTGCAATAGAATTTGACATAAAAGATGCAATAGAAGATATATTGTTTATGTTCAAATATATATTAAGTAAATCCAATATAGTTATCACATTCGACAAAGATAACCATTCGGATAAATTTACAACAACAGGACAGCCGAATGAGTTCAAGCATGTCATATTGAACCTGATAAACAATTCAAGAGATGCTATATGTTTAATGTGGGAAAAAAAACTTATGAGCGAAGATAAAAATGGGAATATACATATTCAACTTTCAAAGGACAATGATAAGGTGCTAATTACTATAAGCGACAATGGAGGCGGTATTCCTAAAGATATAATTGACAATATTTTTGAGCCTTATTTCACAACAAAACCCGATGATAAAGGCACAGGCATCGGCTTGTACATGAGCAAAGCCATAATTGAGAGTATGGGAGGCACTATCACGTGCATAAATATAGAAGGCGGTGCGGAGTTCAGGATAAATCTGTGATAATTTAAGGGAAGGACAGAGTCCTTCCCTTAAATTAAATTACCTTATGGCTTCAATTCAGATCTATTCCTCTTCGTCTTTTTTCTTTCTTTCGCTGATTATTTTTTGAGCCAGATGGTTAGGAAGTTCCTCGTAGTGTGAAAACTCCATTGTGTAAAGGCCCCGTCCTGAGGTTATACTGTGAAGTTGGTTAGCGTAGGTCAGCATCTCAGACATTGGGACCAGGGCCGTAATTTTTTGGTTGGCACCTGGGCTTGAATCCATCCCCTGCACTTTACCGCGCTTAGAGTTTAAGTCGCCTATTACGGCTCCAAGGTTTTCCTCCGGACATATTGCCTCCATTTTCATGACAGGCTCAAGAATTATCGGATGGGCCTCTGCAACCGCCTTTTTAATGGCAAAGGAGCCTGCTATCTTAAAGGCCATTTCAGAGGAATCCACAGCATGATAGCTGCCGTCAAATATGGTTACACGGACATCAACCATCGGGTAGCTTGCAATAATACCGCCTTTTAGTTTTTCTACGATGCCTTTTTCCACAGCCGGAATGTACTGTCTTGGCACTGAGCCGCCAACAATTTTATCTACGTACTCAAATCCGGTGCCACGCGGAAGCGGCTCAATCTCTATCCAGCAGTCTCCGTACTGCCCACGGCCTCCGGACTGCTTTTTGTACTTGCCCTGTGCTTTGGCACGTGCCGTAATTGTCTCACGATATGCAATCGTAGGGGTTTTCATCTCAACCTCTACTCCGAACTTTCTCTTAAGTTTATGCAGAGTTATCTCTATATGAACCTGTCCCATGCCGGAGATTATCATCTCATTTGTCTCATCCTCACGGTGAAACCGTAGCGTGGGGTCTTCATCCAAAATCCTGTGAAGTCCGGAGCTGACCTTTTCCTCATCTCCTTTGGTTTTTGGCTCTATTGCATACGATATAATGGGCTCGGCAAACTTCACCTCAGGCAGCTTTATCTGCGTAGTTTCACCGCAAAGAGTATCCCCAGTGCCGGTTTCTTTTAGTTTTGCAACAACTCCGATTTCACCTGGCCCCAACACTTGAGCAGGCGTCTGCTTTTTACCAAGCATATACGATACCTGGCCGATTCTCTCCTTTACACCCTTTGATGAGTTAAAGATAGTGGTATCAGGCCTGATTGTGCCGGAAAAAACCCTGAAAATCGTAAGTTTTCCTGCATATGGGTCTGCTACGGTTTTTAAAACGTAGGCGGCTGGATGCTCGGCACTCTCCGGTTTAAGGATTATGTCGGAGTTATCTTTCAGGTTTTTAGCGGTTATGGGTTTATACTTCACTCTGTCAGAAGGAGACGGAACACAGAACAGAATTGAGTCAAGAAGCACCTTTATGCAGAGATTTTTCTCTGCCGAACCACAGAGCACAGGAAGGAAACACCGTCTGTTGACGCCGTCCTTTACACCATTTAGCACCTCATCTGCTGTAAGCTCACCGGTTTCAAGGTATTTCTCAAGCAACGCATCATCAGCCTCTGCCACTACCTCCACCAGTTTTTTCCTGTACTCCGACACCTTGTCTGACATATCGGCTGGGATTGCCGTCTCCTCATAATTTGTACCACTTAGTGTGTAAGCCTTCATTTTGAGTAAATCCACATATCCCTTAAATGATAAACCCTCTCCGATGGGTAGTATTACAGGAAGCGGATCTATTGAAAAAGCATCCTGAGCCTGTTGCAATGCTGTGAAAAAATTAGCATTTTCCCTGTCTATCTCATTAATAAAAACCATTGCCGGTGTTTCAAACTCAGTGATATAGTTCCAGATTTTTTGTGTTTCGGCTTTTACACCGCTTTCGGCCCCTATTACTATCAGGGCACAATCTGTTACCCTTAAACATCCCCTTGCATCCTCTATGAAATTTATAAACCCCGGCGTGTCCATCACGTTTATCTTATGCCCTGAATAGTCAAATGTTGCCACGGCTGACGTTATAGAGGCCTTACGCTCTATCTCCTCAGGATCAAAATCACTGACCGTGTTTCCATCTGCCACAGTTCCCATTCTGCCAATAACTCCGGCACTTAGCAGAAGTGCCTCCGTGAGGGTTGTCTTACCTGAGCCGCTGTGTCCTGCCAATGCTATGTTACGAATTTTTCCCACTTCGGTGTTTCCCATTGTGTCCCCCTTTATGCTTGATATAATATGTTTATCTGCTTTAAAGTATTTTTGTAACGACTGGTTTGTTCTCTGTCGTCTTCTCCATTTTTCGTGATATCAGGCTTGCTATGAAAAAAAGCACGGCAAAAGCGCCAAGCCCCGTTATCGCAGAGATTAGTTCGGATGATACTCCGTTAAAAAATTGGGATAAAAAATATTTTCCAAAAACTGCCCCAAGTATCAGTGCAAGAGCAGGAAAGCCATAAACCAGAAATGTCCCCTTCATATAGGTGAAGCGCCTCATAACAATAAGCACGCGTTGCCCTGCTTTGGCCTGAGCCTCATTAAGCGCCTCAAGCTCCACAACATTATCATTAGTGCTGCACTCGCCGCTTTGCGGGCACTCATGGCATGCGTTAGTTTTTTGCACCTCAACAATCGCAATATGCCCTCTTACTGCCTTAACAACCCCTGTTTCGTCCATGACTACGATTTTAACATAATCTTTTCTTTATAAAAAATAGATTCTTTGTAAAATTAAGCGGGTAATGAAATTTCGTGTTTTTTAGTGGCCTTGCTCTGTGTTTTACTGTCCCTGCTGCGTACTGGATTGATTTACAATTCCATTTGTGTAATAATAAGTAAATTTCTCTAAAAGCGTATATCACAGAGCGATGTGGTATAATTTAAGAAAAGGAGGTATGTATGAAGAGATTTCGGGTTGTGTTTCTGTTAAGTTTTGTGGTGCTAATGTTTTCCACACTTTTGTATGCACAAAATATTGGAAACGGAAAAGCTCTGTTTAATGACACAAAATTAGGTGGAGGCAGTACCGGGAAAAGCTGTAATTCCTGTCATCCTGCCGGTAAAGGCATTAAACCTGAAACTACAAATTCAACGCGGCTTGAGGATATTGTTAACGGTTGTATAACAGGACCACTGGCTGGTACAGCATTACAAAAAGATTCCCAGCAGATGAAAGATATTGTAGCGTATATCAAATCTATTGTGAAAAAATAACATATCAGCCAAAAGTTTGATTTAACAAAGGAGGGACTTATGAAAAAGTGGGTTTTAGTTTTCTTTTTTATAGCTTATGCTATGATGGTTATAGTTCCGGCCTATGGTGAGGATGCACCAAGACTTACAATTGATGAGCTTAAAGCAAAGTTAGGCTCTCCCGATGTTGTTGTAATAGATGTACGCGTACAGGGTGCATATAATAACAGCAAAATGAAGATAAAAGGGGCAGTCAGGGAAAATCCAGCTCTGTTTGGTCAATGGTCGCAAAAATATCCAAAGGACAAAACTCTGGTGCTTTATTGTACCTGACACAATGAAGCGACAAGTGCCAGTTTGGCACAAGAGTTGTTAAAACTCGGTTACACTAAAGTATATGCGCTCAAAGGCGGATGGAACGAATGGGAAAATGCAAAGTACCCTACCGAGCCTAAATGATTTGATACTGGGTTGAGACCGTTGCGAAATCCTCAGAACTGAGAAGGAGTATTTTCCAATTAAGGAAAATTTTTGATTTACCTGTCTTTAATTGCAATAGTTACAAATTAATCGGACAACAGGTTAAAATAACTCCATTATAAAGAAGATGGTTATTCAGAACAAGTTAGGGATACTGAACCTTGCACAGGAACTCGGCAATGTATCAAGGGCGTGTAAGGTATTTGGTTATAGCCGTGACAGCTACACAAATGGGGTATGGGGTATAACCCCATGACGACCAGTATGGAGAGGAGGGGCTAAAGTGTACCCCGTTGTCAAGTTTTACAAAAAATTTTTTAACACAGATAAATCAGATAATTTTCTTCAACATATTGATTTTATGAATCATCTGTGATACACTACCGCATGATTCGGCGAGGGACAAGGTTGCATATAAACACTGTTAATTCAGTGGCAAGGAGATGTCACGTGACAGTGTCTTAAAATCTAATAACTAATGGAGCTTTGTTCGTTTATGGACAAAAAAGAAAACACAGATGAATTACAACCAGTAAAGTCAAAACGCGGCAGGAAGAGGTTATCGGAGCAAGTTTCCAGCCAGTACAACCAGTCAGCAGCAAAATCCCCATCAAAACTAAGTTTAAAACAGCAGCCATACGGAGAGGTGGTTTCATATTCGGTTTTGGACAAGAGTACCGAAAGCACTTTAGCTTTCCTCACCCGTGATGACACGATGAAACAAATTCTTAACGACTTAAAAGGAGTTGCAAAGACCAATTACAAGGTGCTAATCCACGG from Nitrospirota bacterium harbors:
- a CDS encoding PAS domain-containing protein — protein: MANTLLNSEMTSLVISLLSVVIQTVAVVMTLRLIKITENRTAWIFISMAISLMIIRRLENLYMFLFSDGVMTPVIFEVIGIVISFFTLVGVSKIAPIFLTLKKSHAKVNKSLSEKELLINELKLTKQLMETVANGITEEIFLITKDCEILWANNAVVEHRKCELNKVVGMHCYEVTHHSDVPCTPPDDPCPIDEFYKTGESVTVSHVHYVNEDTRSFVEVTVYPITNEEGIADKFVHVSKDVTARMLREEEISNLNKMLEQKIKVEVTLREQERQLLIQQSKMAAMGEMIGAITHQWKQPLNIVSLIAQGMPDAYEYGEINQEYIKDTVTGILEQISFMTKTVNDFRNFLKPSKVAIEFDIKDAIEDILFMFKYILSKSNIVITFDKDNHSDKFTTTGQPNEFKHVILNLINNSRDAICLMWEKKLMSEDKNGNIHIQLSKDNDKVLITISDNGGGIPKDIIDNIFEPYFTTKPDDKGTGIGLYMSKAIIESMGGTITCINIEGGAEFRINL
- the fusA gene encoding elongation factor G — protein: MGNTEVGKIRNIALAGHSGSGKTTLTEALLLSAGVIGRMGTVADGNTVSDFDPEEIERKASITSAVATFDYSGHKINVMDTPGFINFIEDARGCLRVTDCALIVIGAESGVKAETQKIWNYITEFETPAMVFINEIDRENANFFTALQQAQDAFSIDPLPVILPIGEGLSFKGYVDLLKMKAYTLSGTNYEETAIPADMSDKVSEYRKKLVEVVAEADDALLEKYLETGELTADEVLNGVKDGVNRRCFLPVLCGSAEKNLCIKVLLDSILFCVPSPSDRVKYKPITAKNLKDNSDIILKPESAEHPAAYVLKTVADPYAGKLTIFRVFSGTIRPDTTIFNSSKGVKERIGQVSYMLGKKQTPAQVLGPGEIGVVAKLKETGTGDTLCGETTQIKLPEVKFAEPIISYAIEPKTKGDEEKVSSGLHRILDEDPTLRFHREDETNEMIISGMGQVHIEITLHKLKRKFGVEVEMKTPTIAYRETITARAKAQGKYKKQSGGRGQYGDCWIEIEPLPRGTGFEYVDKIVGGSVPRQYIPAVEKGIVEKLKGGIIASYPMVDVRVTIFDGSYHAVDSSEMAFKIAGSFAIKKAVAEAHPIILEPVMKMEAICPEENLGAVIGDLNSKRGKVQGMDSSPGANQKITALVPMSEMLTYANQLHSITSGRGLYTMEFSHYEELPNHLAQKIISERKKKDEEE
- a CDS encoding SoxR reducing system RseC family protein, giving the protein MDETGVVKAVRGHIAIVEVQKTNACHECPQSGECSTNDNVVELEALNEAQAKAGQRVLIVMRRFTYMKGTFLVYGFPALALILGAVFGKYFLSQFFNGVSSELISAITGLGAFAVLFFIASLISRKMEKTTENKPVVTKIL